A single region of the Anomaloglossus baeobatrachus isolate aAnoBae1 chromosome 2, aAnoBae1.hap1, whole genome shotgun sequence genome encodes:
- the LOC142290478 gene encoding transmembrane protein 198, producing MAFDSSPFVLPGVSQHFNIQTVDTGQGDPFEDLCSLENGRHYDVVPTVVCSLCCLFGLVYTFFGYRCFKAIMFLSGLLAGSAIIFLLCYKERILETQLSLELSAGIALGIGLLCGLVTMLVHSVGLFMTGLILGLLLAMACLVGLEQFFHPPTAWIPIGVMMGSAMLFAVLTLQWQKLFTVISTATFGAAILTVCTDYFIELMLLVQYVYNCLRLEVSFPLCWFSWVVLGIWPVLSILGIVVQWKLTAEGFSHTDVIISRRQKRLQLLRIRQKEAKKRQSVTSQEGTYRRKANPIKRYTGDILAPSYLQSLRERQTGTGTSMSSLNTNMQTIVDMDYECGSTVPLTATTPVIRV from the exons ATGGCGTTTGATTCGTCACCTTTTGTTCTGCCTGGTGTTTCACAGCACTTCAACATTCAGACTGTTGACACTGGGCAAGGAGATCCCTTTGAGGACTTATGTAGCCTGGAAAATGGACGGCATTACGATGTGGTTCCAACTGTGGTGTGTTCCTTGTGCTGCCTCTTTGGACTTGTATATACATTTTTTG GTTACAGGTGCTTCAAAGCCATCATGTTCCTGTCTGGTCTGCTGGCTGGTTCAGCAATCATTTTTTTACTTTGTTACAAAGAGCGAATCCTGGAAACTCAGCTGAGCCTGGAGCTAAGTGCGGGCATCGCCTTGGGCATTGGCCTGCTTTGTGGACTGGTCACTATGCTTGTGCACAGCGTGGGCCTGTTTATGACTGGCCTGATTCTTGGACTTTTGCTGGCCATGGCGTGCCTTGTGGGCTTGGAGCAGTTCTTCCATCCTCCCACCGCCTGGATCCCTATCGGAGTCATGATGGGCTCTGCTATGCTCTTTGCTGTATTGACTCTGCAGTGGCAAAAGCTTTTCACTGTGATTTCCACCGCCACCTTTGGAGCTGCTATATTGACTGTGTGCACAGATTATTTCATCGAATTGATGCTGCTGGTGCAGTATGTCTACAACTGTCTCCGCCTTGAGGTGTCGTTTCCCCTCTGCTGGTTCAGTTGGGTCGTTCTTGGCATCTGGCCAGTGTTGAGCATTCTGGGAATTGTAGTCCAGTGGAAGCTGACAGCTGAAGGTTTCTCGCATACTGACG TGATTATAAGCAGACGCCAGAAGCGCCTCCAGCTTCTCAGAATCCGCCAGAAAGAGGCCAAAAAACGTCAGAGTGTAACTTCTCAAGAAGGGACTTATCGTCGAAAGGCTAACCCTATCAAGAGATACACTGGGGACATCCTTGCACCG AGTTACTTACAGAGCTTGAGAGAGCGGCAGACCGGAACGGGCACATCCATGAGCAGCCTAAACACCAACATGCAGACTATTGTTGACATGGACTATGAATGTGGCTCTACTGTGCCCCTTACAGCCACCACTCCTGTCATTCGTGTATGA